A stretch of the Leptospiraceae bacterium genome encodes the following:
- a CDS encoding SDR family oxidoreductase: MKILILGTTGMLGSTLFKYFSNSEIDVWGTVRNSVMLDFFTSIQRKKIILDVDITKQDNLVKLFKEVKPDIVINCIGIIKQQGNAKDPLTVLPINSMLPHRLSGLCELMNARLIHISTDCVFSGKKGMYIEEDISDAEDLYGKSKYIGEIHDKEHVFTIRTSIIGHELNSNYSLIDWFLSQQGIVNGYKKAIFSGFPTIELAHIIKEYILPNPNLYGLYHISTEPIDKYNLLQIVKKHYRKNINIIENQEVIIDRSLNSEKFRKVTGYVPPNWDELIQRMLRYKLDYMDRKNV; the protein is encoded by the coding sequence ATGAAAATATTAATCTTAGGTACAACTGGGATGCTGGGTAGCACCCTATTCAAATACTTTTCTAACTCAGAAATCGATGTGTGGGGAACGGTTAGAAATTCTGTCATGCTTGATTTTTTTACTTCTATACAGAGAAAAAAAATAATATTAGATGTTGATATAACTAAACAAGATAATCTTGTAAAATTGTTTAAAGAAGTCAAACCTGATATAGTAATTAACTGTATAGGAATTATAAAACAACAGGGAAATGCAAAAGATCCTTTAACTGTATTACCAATTAATTCTATGCTACCTCATAGATTAAGTGGATTATGTGAATTGATGAATGCTCGTTTGATACATATAAGTACTGATTGCGTATTTTCCGGTAAGAAAGGTATGTATATTGAAGAAGATATCTCTGATGCAGAAGATTTGTATGGCAAGTCAAAATACATAGGCGAGATTCATGATAAAGAGCATGTTTTTACAATCAGAACATCAATTATAGGACATGAGTTAAATTCAAATTATTCTTTAATAGATTGGTTTTTGTCTCAACAAGGAATTGTAAATGGATATAAAAAGGCTATATTTTCCGGTTTTCCAACAATAGAATTAGCTCATATCATTAAAGAATACATACTCCCAAATCCAAACTTATATGGTCTATATCATATATCCACTGAGCCAATAGATAAATATAATCTATTACAAATAGTGAAAAAACACTACCGGAAAAATATTAATATTATTGAAAATCAAGAAGTAATTATTGATCGTTCTTTAAATTCAGAAAAATTTAGAAAAGTAACGGGTTATGTTCCTCCGAATTGGGATGAGTTGATTCAGAGAATGTTGAGATATAAACTTGATTATATGGATAGAAAAAATGTTTGA
- the wecB gene encoding UDP-N-acetylglucosamine 2-epimerase (non-hydrolyzing) — translation MLKVMTLVGTRPELIKMSRVIAELDKYTSHTLVHSGQNYDYELNQVFFDDLEIRKPDYFLNVASDTVAKTIAEVITRSDEIFEEVKPDALMLYGDTNTCLAVIPAKRRKIPVFHMEAGNRCFDQRVPEELNRKVVDHLSDINMVLTEHARRYLLDEGIRPETIIKTGSHMDEVINYYLPKIEKSEILDSLRLNKYQYFIVSTHREENVDTKENLLDLLISLNSIAKEYQYPVIVSTHPRTRKRLESLTEIEVHPLIQFMKPFGLIDYLSLQMSAFCILSDSGTITEEASLLNLPAITIRNAHERPEGMDEGTLIMSGLKQERILESIKVITMQHDYKKRTIPIVKDYEGGPVSKQVVRIIHSYTDYVNRTVWKKY, via the coding sequence ATGCTTAAAGTGATGACCTTGGTCGGAACTAGACCCGAATTGATAAAAATGAGTAGAGTGATTGCTGAGTTGGATAAATATACCAGCCATACTCTGGTTCACTCCGGACAGAATTATGATTATGAATTAAATCAAGTTTTTTTTGATGATTTAGAAATTCGAAAACCGGATTATTTTCTAAATGTTGCATCAGATACCGTGGCAAAGACTATTGCTGAGGTAATCACCAGATCGGATGAAATTTTTGAGGAAGTTAAACCGGATGCTCTTATGTTGTATGGAGATACAAATACATGTTTGGCCGTAATACCTGCTAAAAGAAGGAAGATTCCTGTATTCCACATGGAAGCAGGAAATCGATGTTTTGATCAAAGAGTTCCCGAAGAGTTAAATCGTAAGGTGGTGGATCATCTGAGTGATATAAATATGGTATTAACAGAACATGCCAGGAGATATTTGTTAGATGAGGGTATAAGACCTGAGACAATTATAAAAACCGGTTCTCATATGGATGAGGTTATAAACTACTATTTACCTAAAATAGAAAAATCAGAAATACTTGATTCATTAAGATTAAACAAATATCAATATTTTATAGTAAGTACCCATAGGGAAGAAAATGTTGATACAAAAGAAAATCTATTAGATTTGTTGATCTCCTTAAATTCAATAGCAAAAGAATACCAATATCCGGTGATAGTTTCTACACATCCAAGAACCAGGAAGCGATTGGAATCTTTGACTGAAATTGAAGTCCATCCGTTAATACAGTTTATGAAGCCATTCGGATTAATAGATTATCTTTCATTACAGATGTCTGCTTTTTGTATTCTTTCTGATAGTGGTACTATTACAGAAGAAGCATCTTTACTTAATTTACCTGCGATAACTATAAGAAATGCTCATGAAAGGCCAGAAGGTATGGATGAAGGAACTTTAATTATGAGTGGGCTAAAACAAGAGAGAATATTGGAATCAATTAAAGTTATTACTATGCAGCATGACTATAAAAAGAGGACGATACCTATAGTAAAAGATTATGAAGGTGGTCCTGTTTCTAAACAAGTTGTCCGCATTATCCATAGTTATACCGATTATGTGAATCGGACAGTCTGGAAGAAATATTGA
- a CDS encoding polysaccharide biosynthesis protein: protein MFDNKVLLITGGTGSFGNTVLKRFLDTDVKEIRVFSRDEKKQEDMRISLSNDKLKFYIGDVRDYDSIYQATIGVDYIFHAAALKQVPSCEFYPMEAIKTNVIGTDNVLSAAIANQVKRVVVLSTDKAVYPINAMGISKAMAEKVMVAKSRNIMNDITVLCATRYGNVMASRGSVIPLFIEQLKKAEPLTVTDPNMTRFLMSLEDSVDLVLHAFNHAKQGDLFIQKAPASTIADLALALKELFRKQNEIKIIGTRHGEKLYESLVSREEMAKAEDMGRYFRIPADNRDLNYKKYFVEGEQKVSELDDYTSHNTERLNIEGIKTLLLKLSYIQEELNA from the coding sequence ATGTTTGATAATAAAGTATTGCTTATCACCGGTGGTACAGGCTCTTTTGGAAATACTGTTTTGAAAAGATTTTTAGACACGGATGTAAAAGAGATTCGTGTATTTAGCAGGGATGAAAAAAAACAGGAAGATATGAGAATTTCCTTATCTAATGATAAGCTTAAATTCTATATTGGTGATGTTAGAGATTACGACAGTATTTACCAGGCTACTATTGGAGTTGATTATATCTTTCATGCTGCCGCTTTAAAACAGGTGCCTTCCTGTGAGTTTTATCCAATGGAAGCCATTAAAACCAATGTGATAGGAACAGATAATGTATTGAGTGCAGCTATAGCTAATCAAGTCAAAAGAGTAGTGGTTCTTAGTACTGATAAAGCTGTTTATCCTATCAATGCAATGGGGATATCAAAAGCTATGGCAGAGAAAGTGATGGTGGCAAAATCCAGGAATATTATGAATGATATAACAGTTTTGTGTGCTACCAGATATGGGAATGTAATGGCCTCAAGAGGTTCGGTCATTCCTTTGTTTATTGAACAACTGAAAAAAGCTGAGCCATTGACGGTCACAGATCCGAATATGACAAGGTTCTTAATGTCTCTAGAAGATTCTGTAGACCTGGTATTGCATGCGTTTAATCATGCAAAGCAGGGTGATCTATTCATTCAAAAAGCACCGGCCTCCACTATAGCAGATTTGGCATTGGCTTTAAAAGAACTTTTTCGGAAACAAAATGAAATAAAAATAATCGGAACCAGACATGGTGAAAAATTATATGAATCCTTAGTATCGAGAGAAGAAATGGCCAAAGCAGAAGATATGGGAAGATATTTTAGAATACCCGCAGATAATCGTGATTTAAATTATAAAAAATATTTTGTAGAAGGTGAGCAAAAAGTTTCTGAATTAGATGATTATACTTCACATAATACAGAAAGATTGAATATAGAAGGAATCAAAACTTTACTTTTAAAACTAAGTTATATACAGGAAGAACTTAATGCTTAA